From the Thermoproteota archaeon genome, the window AATTTTTTCTAGATACTAATATTTTGATTTGTGTTCTTTAATTTTTCCCAATCTGCTAGAAAATTTTTCAAGCCAATATCTGTAAGAGGATGCTTTAGCATTTTACCCAATACATCAGGAGGTAAGGTTACAACATCTGCACCTATTTTGGCAGCTTCAACAACATGAAGAGGATGTCTCACACTTGCAACAAGAATTTCAGTTTTAAAAGAGTAGTTTTTAAAAATCTCTTTTATTTCTCTGATCAAGTTCATGCCATTATGACCAATATCATCTAATCTTCCAATAAATGGACTAACATATTTTGCACCAGCTTTTGCAGCTAAAACTGCTTGATTGGAAGAAAATATCAAAGTTACATTAACAGGTATTCCTTCATTTGTTAATGACTTGCAGGCTTTTAGTCCATCAGCAGTCATTGGGCATTTTACAACAACATTGTCACCGTACTTTCTTAGTTTATGTCCCTCATCCATCATTCCTTGAAAATCTGTACTAACAACTTCAAGAGAGACATCACCTTTGATTATTCTAGTAATCTCATCCATTGCTTTTTTAGGATCTCCACCTTCCTTGGATAACAAGCTAGGATTGGTAGTAATGCCATCCAATAGTCCCATGTCATTATATTTACGAATTGATTCTAAATTTGCAGTATCCAGAAAAATTTTCATTTGTTTCTCCTGATTTCTTTGACAGTATTTGCTATATTAAAAGATGTGATGCCATGTTTCTCTAATAATAGTGGTATTTCTTCATCTCTACATGATTCTCCAAATTTGTCTTGTGCACCAATTCTTTTGATTTTAACAGGATATCTTTCTGAAACAACTTCGGATACTGCTGAACCTAAACCACCAAAAATATTATGCTCTTCACAAGTAACAATTGAGCCGGTTTCCCTTGCTGCCTTTTCTAGTAAATCAGCATCAATAGGTTTTATCGAGAAGAGATCCAAAACTCTACATGAAATACCATCATGTTGGAGTTTTTCAGCTGCTTCTAATGCCATTTTTACTGTGATTCCACAAGCTGCAATAGTACAATCAGAGCCATCACGTAAAGTAATTCCCTTACCAATTTGAAATTCTTGAGACTCTGAATGAACAACAGGAGTTTTTGAGCGAGCTAGTCGCATATAGAATGGACCATACTGTTGAGACATAATTCGTGTAAGATTTGAAACAGCAATGGTATCAGCAGGAATGAATACACGCATGTTAGGAATAACTCGCATAATTGCGATGTCTTCTATTTGTTGATGAGAGCCTCCGTCAGCGCCTACCGAAAGTCCCCCATGTGAAACGACTAGTTTCACATTTAGTCCTTTTTTGTCCCCACGTGTAGGATATGCAATAGCATTACGAATTTGATCAACAGCTCTACCAGGAACAAAAATTGCATATGTACTTGCAAAGGAGATTTTTCCAGAGATTGCAAGTCCAGCAGCAACTGAAACTAAATTTGCCTCAGCTATTCCAACATTAAAAAATCTATTTGGAAATTCTTTGCCAAAATCTGCAGTTTTCAAAGAATCAGTTGTGTCAGCACCTAACACGACAACATTAGGGTTAGTTTTGCCAATTTCGATAATTGTCTTACCATATTCAGTACGCATGTCAGTCATCTGAACACTCATAGGAAGCCTGCCTCCGTTGCAATTTTCATTAACTGTTGTTTCTTTTCTCCAATTTTATGAAGATCTATCCATTTTTTGACAAGGTCTGTTCCACCTAGGTCATTTGCTTTTTTTAGTAAAAGTTTTCTTCTTGCTAGTAATGTTGCATTTCTAAATTCTGTTATAACTCCACGAACATCTTGTTGCCCAATTATTGCACTGCCACCTACAAAAACTCGAGCGCCATCATTAAAACAGGAGCCAATATTGTCTAAAGTGACGCCACCATCAGCCTCAATATAGCCTTGAAAATTATTTTGTTGTAAAACAGAGTTGATTTGATTCATTTTTTCATGGGTTGATTCAATATACTTTTGACCTGATTTTCCGGGTACAACAGACATGACTATTAGTTGATCTAGTGTAGGTAGAAATTTGTAAGACCAATTTGGAATATGAGTATCTGGGTTAATGGCAAGTCCAACTCCAACTTGATTTTGTTTTAGATAATCATAAATTTCACCAAAACTTGATTCATCACATACTTCTGCATGAACAGTGATAATATCACTACCAGCATCAACATAATTTTTGATTTGTTTTCCTGGATCATTAATCATCAAATGAGTGTCAAAAGGAATCACCGTTAATGGACGCAGTTCTTTAATTTTTGTATAATCAAAGGTCTTGTTTGGTACAAATTGTCCATCCATGACATCTAGGTGAATGTAATCAGCTCTGCCATGAATGCATCTTTTCACTTCGTTTTCTAAATTAGACATATCTCCTGCAATAATTGATGGTGCTATCATAAATTGACAATCGAGTTCTGTATCAATTATTGGTGCAATGTCAGGATCTGCTGCTTTGCCATGCCATTGCGGGTTATCCTCCATATGCTCTACACCTTTTCCTTTGATAGTTCTTGCAATGATAATTGAGGGCAATCCTTTGGTTGAAGTTGCTTTTTTTATCGCATTGTCAATTTGTTCAATACGGTGTCCATCAATCTCAATAACATTCCATCCAAATGAACGCCATTTATCACCGGTTTTCCATCTTGATGCATCTTTCCACATCTCAGAAAGGTTATCACCAACTAATTCTTCATCAAGTGGCATAACTTTTTCTGTGTAAGAATCCTGTTGGATAAAATTACGATCTAAAATGGCAGTCAGATTATCAACCTTGTATTTTGAACCAGTCATTGCAGCCTCCCATACTTGTCCTTCATCTGTTTCCCCATCACCCATAATTGTAAAAATCCTAGTATCCTTTCCATCAATTTTAGCAGCCATTGCTGATCCAATCGAAAATGACAGTCCTATTCCTAAAGAACCACCACAAAATTCTACGCCAGGGCATTTTAAGTCAGGATGTCCCTGTAGTTTGCTTCCAAATTTTCTTAGAGTCAGTAATTCAGATTCATCGAAATATCCTGCTACAGCCAAATTAGAGAATAAACCAGGTGCTGCGTGACCTTTTGATAAAATCAGTTTATCTCGTTCTTCCCATTGTGGGTTTTTTGGATCATGACGTAAATACTTGAATAAAATCACACCTACAATTTCTGCCATAGAGAAAGAACCTCCTGGATGTCCTGAACCAGCAGCAGTTGTACCTTGAATGACAAGTTTTCGGGCCTTTCTAACGTTTTTTTTGATTTGATAATAATTTAGGCCCATACTTGGTTCGATTTTCATTCAAATTGAATAAAAATCTACTTCTACAAACAGTAGTCTTTGGATATATCATAGACTCTGTTTTGAGAAATTAAAGATCATCTTCGAAATAGGATAATTCAGGTTTCATGTTGGCTGACATTTTCCATTATTTGGCTTCCAACTTTTACCCTTTAGTGATTTGCACTTGTTCTTACTTATTCGTCTTCCAATTATTTCGCCTTTGCATTCGAGTAATTCATAACATGTACCTAATTTTTCAATAATTTTCTTTTTAGGTTGTGGATGGACGGAGGATGTAGTAGAAACAGTTGTGTTAATACGTCTTAATGATCTAGATGGAGAAATTTTTGATGCTTTAGCAATTTTGGATCGTTTTGATATACTTGGCTTGTTAATTTTTGGAATTGTTGGTCGTTTTGATGACATAGTATTTCTACATTATCGAATTATTAAAATTATAATAATAGAAAAGATGATCGCAGAATTTTTTTTAACTAAAAATAATTAACTAAAGCTCAGCTTGTATTCTTGTTTCTAGTTTAAAGAGTTAACAAAATTCCATAGTTTAATGGCAAGTGCTAAAAGAACTGTAAAAAAAGCAGCTCGTAAAGTAAAACGTACAGCT encodes:
- the fsa gene encoding fructose-6-phosphate aldolase, with protein sequence MKIFLDTANLESIRKYNDMGLLDGITTNPSLLSKEGGDPKKAMDEITRIIKGDVSLEVVSTDFQGMMDEGHKLRKYGDNVVVKCPMTADGLKACKSLTNEGIPVNVTLIFSSNQAVLAAKAGAKYVSPFIGRLDDIGHNGMNLIREIKEIFKNYSFKTEILVASVRHPLHVVEAAKIGADVVTLPPDVLGKMLKHPLTDIGLKNFLADWEKLKNTNQNISI
- a CDS encoding transketolase family protein; translation: MTDMRTEYGKTIIEIGKTNPNVVVLGADTTDSLKTADFGKEFPNRFFNVGIAEANLVSVAAGLAISGKISFASTYAIFVPGRAVDQIRNAIAYPTRGDKKGLNVKLVVSHGGLSVGADGGSHQQIEDIAIMRVIPNMRVFIPADTIAVSNLTRIMSQQYGPFYMRLARSKTPVVHSESQEFQIGKGITLRDGSDCTIAACGITVKMALEAAEKLQHDGISCRVLDLFSIKPIDADLLEKAARETGSIVTCEEHNIFGGLGSAVSEVVSERYPVKIKRIGAQDKFGESCRDEEIPLLLEKHGITSFNIANTVKEIRRNK
- a CDS encoding ribulose-phosphate 3-epimerase, translated to MGLNYYQIKKNVRKARKLVIQGTTAAGSGHPGGSFSMAEIVGVILFKYLRHDPKNPQWEERDKLILSKGHAAPGLFSNLAVAGYFDESELLTLRKFGSKLQGHPDLKCPGVEFCGGSLGIGLSFSIGSAMAAKIDGKDTRIFTIMGDGETDEGQVWEAAMTGSKYKVDNLTAILDRNFIQQDSYTEKVMPLDEELVGDNLSEMWKDASRWKTGDKWRSFGWNVIEIDGHRIEQIDNAIKKATSTKGLPSIIIARTIKGKGVEHMEDNPQWHGKAADPDIAPIIDTELDCQFMIAPSIIAGDMSNLENEVKRCIHGRADYIHLDVMDGQFVPNKTFDYTKIKELRPLTVIPFDTHLMINDPGKQIKNYVDAGSDIITVHAEVCDESSFGEIYDYLKQNQVGVGLAINPDTHIPNWSYKFLPTLDQLIVMSVVPGKSGQKYIESTHEKMNQINSVLQQNNFQGYIEADGGVTLDNIGSCFNDGARVFVGGSAIIGQQDVRGVITEFRNATLLARRKLLLKKANDLGGTDLVKKWIDLHKIGEKKQQLMKIATEAGFL